A window of Cynocephalus volans isolate mCynVol1 chromosome 3, mCynVol1.pri, whole genome shotgun sequence genomic DNA:
GAGAGGGCTAGTAGATCCTTTCAGCTACATCCTCAGGACTTTAACACAAGTCAGAGAATCCATATTGCTAGAGAACTCTCAGAAATGTCATCTTTGTATGCAGATGTATTCATCCCCAAAGCAGAGGAAAAAGATAGTTCCAGATTCTAGTTTCCCTGGAAGGTATTTaagcctttttctccttttcccataCAAAATTCTCTTGCTCATTTCTCTTTTATCCTTGCCTCAGTCCATTTTTCTTTCCACATCTTGCCTGTGAGTTGAAAGTGTGAGTTGAGCCTCAGAGCTCCTTGGTCTCATACCTCTGAAGGGAGTCCCCAGCATCAAGGTTTCCTACCTCAGTGGGTCCCCAGCTCTTCGTTCTGACTATATCAGAGCACTTCATTGTCTCTGCCTCCTCCTAGGCTGGGAGCTCTCTCAGGCCACGGACAGGGCCTTAATTGTCTTTGCATGCCCAATGCCCCACACAGGAAAAACAAGAGGAACCCAGCTCTATTCTTTCCACTTGCTCCcacttttctttgtggttaccccAGTCCTCCACCCCACTGTGGGTAGTTGAAGGATGACAGACAGGAGACTCCTCAAGTGACTCTCAGATGCGTCATGGGCAGCAGAAGGTAAAGGTCTGACTGATGGGGCAGCGTCTGCCCAGCACTGGAGACGCCACTGGCCTCATCCTTTCTCTCCTCAGCAGTCCTCTGAGGAGGAGGGGGCTGTTCCATCAGCCAATTCCAAAGCCTGATTTGGGGCTGGGGAGAAATGAAGCATCAGCTCACACGCCTTTCTCACCGGTTCTGGCAGTAGCTTAGCTTCTCTGTGGCGTCCCTCTTCCCCCACCTGACCCAGCTCACAAATCCCTGCCTTGCTCCTTCCAGCCTTCACTCAGCCCTAGAGATGGCTCTGCAGGATGTGTGCAAGTGGCAGGCTCCAGACACCCAAGAACCAGAACCTCACCTGCCTCAGGCTGGCAGCTGGGCTGTGCCCCGGGGCTGTGACCCTCAGACCTTCCTGCAGATCAATGGCCCCAGGCTGGCCCATGGCACCACCACCTTGGCCTTCCGCTTCCGTCATGGAGTCATTGCTGCGGCTGACACACGTTCCTCCTGTGGCAGCTACGTGGCCTGTCCAGCCTCGCGCAAGGTCATCCCTGTGCACCAGCACCTCCTGGGGACCACCTCTGGCACCTCTGCTGACTGTGTCACATGGTACCGGGTGCTACAGCGGGAGCTACGGCTTCGGGCACTGAGAGAGGGTCAGCTGCCCAGTGTGGCCAGTGCTGCCAAGCTCTTGTCAGCCATGATGTCCCGCTACCGGGGGCTGGATCTGTGTGTGGCCACTGCCCTGTGTGGCTGGGACCGCTCTGGCCCTGCTCTCTTCTATGTCTACAGCGATGGCACCCGCCTGCAGGGAGACATCTTCTCGGTGGGCTCTGGATCTCCCTATGCCTATGGTGTGCTAGACCGTGGCTACCGCTACGACATGACCACCCAGGAAGCCTATGCCTTGGCTCGCTGTGCCGTGGCCCATGCCACCCACCGTGATGCCTACTCAGGGGGTTCTGTGGACCTTTTCCACGTGAGGGAGAGTGGATGGGAGTATGTGTCACGCAATGATGCCTGTGTGCTGTACACAGAGCTACAGAAGCTCCCAGAAccagagctggaggaggaggcaaGCCAGGCCCATCCTGAGGCTGCCACTCCCCacagagctggggaaggtggAGAACTCTCTGCAGAGGCCAGGGGAGGTGAGACCAGGAGACTCCAGGATGTCAACAGAGACTGAAACACTGTGAGAAGCGGCAGGACATGGGGGAACGTAGGCCCAGGGAATGAGTGCGGGGATGTGGCAGCAGGGGAGGGACTCCACTGGGAGCAGCCTCACAACTGGCTCCACCCCTTCTGGGTTGCCTGCTTCATTTGTTCCAAATCGCCATCCTTTGTGCCTCCTGAGCTACTGACAGCTCTGTCCAACATGTTTCTATTGACGCCCAGTCCAGCCTCCTCCTTTTTGGTACCAAGTCCACCTTTTAGCAAACACTTGCTGTATGCCTACTGCACGCCAGAGGCCGTGGTAGGTGTAGACCCTCTTTTCTTGCAtcctcttttctgctttttccaGCCTGTCCTcagtctctcttcttccctcctgttTTGGTCCTCTATCTAGCTTAGCTTCAGGgtctctgtctttttctcctgGTCATTTTCTCACCTTGGTGGGGTGGGGCAGCCAGGAGGGGAGCAGCCCTCTCAGAATGAGGTGGGAATGGTGGCCCAGATAGGCATGATGCCTTGGGTGGTGATGGGCTTGTCTCCTCCACTCTCCTTCTCTGCCCTGACCATAATGACTGTAACAATTACTCCTGTACCGAATGCAGTTCTCATGATAACCTTTTGAGGTAAAAATGATCCTCCCTTTACAGAAGAGGAATCAGGTTCAAAGGGTTATGTCAGCTGGTCCAGGTCGCAGTAAGTGCCAGAGATGAGGCTTAGATCTGGGCCTTCCCCTTCAGAGCCTGTGCCAGAGCACTGCTCCCTCCCTGCCATCtgtcctgcctctcctctcttcttcttctgggGAGTGATATGGAGGAGAGAATAGTTGGGCCAAGGCCCTGCCTGGTGGTCAGGAGTGAATGAACCCTGAGGAGTCCAAGAGCCTGGAGAGGGGTGTGTTCAAGGAAGCTTCCTGGGCTGGAGCCACCCCCTTGCTCTCTAGCCTTCTGGGCCTGTCACAGTCACTACCAgacttccctcctcctttcttctgtttgcctTCTTTCCAGCCTCTCCTTCCTGGTGCTCCCTCTGGAGAATGAACGACAGAGGGAGGTGGCTGTGCTGATGGGAACTGTCCTGCTAGCACATCCTCTCTAGCCTCTCCTATCCCCCTCAGGATGACTTGGAAATCCAGGCTAATAGCCCCAGGAGGGCCACCGCCCCCTTCACCCCAGACCAAATGGGAAAGAAAGCAGGTAGACCTAGGAGATGGGGCATGAAGGAAGATCACTgaagtttcttttctctcctcccattGCTAAAGCTTCCAGTCCCACTTTTCCTCCCTCCTGGACACCCTTCCTGACAGCCTGTAGCCTGGGCCTTGAGCCCTAACCCTGCACCTCAGGCTAAGAATTCTTCCAGGAAGGAGCTGGCCAGACAGGAGGAGACCTCCAGACTCTAGCCCTGAGGGGATgactggggaggagggaggaaaggtcAGGGAGTCCCAAAGAGGAAAGCAGAGGGGACAGAGTGGGGAGGAACTGTGCTGAGAAAGGGGACCACAGaaaggtgcctggcacagaaggaCTAGCCTGCAAGCCAGGTGGCCTCTACAGCAACACTTCTTCACACCCTGcccacttcccagcctcagaagagAGGTGTGGGACTCTGGGAACTGTAACTAGAGGCCAGGAACCCCTGGGATAGCCTGGTCCTGGAGGATCACATGAAGGGCGGCTTTTGCACAGGGTTCAAGTGTTTGAATGACACAGGCACAGCAGGGAGCATATTCATGTCCACAGATGTGTGTGGGTCTTGTGTTCCGGTATAGGGAAGATACAGGATGGGTGTGTGCATATGAGTGTGGGTGATGCGTGTGCAGTTCCTGTGTGCAGAGACAGGAACCAGACTGGAAAAGAAAGAGCAACATGTGAATAAGGAGATCAGCCTCTTAATGGGAAGAATGCCAGGCCTTGTCACTTCTCTTGGGAAAAAGGCTCCAGAGTAAAGAGGAGGTGGGGGCTCACCCCACCAGTTCACTACTTCCTCATCCTCCCAACCCTATCCTGAGGCCATGAGGGAgtgagaaaagagagggagaggtggCCTGAGCCT
This region includes:
- the PSMB11 gene encoding proteasome subunit beta type-11; translated protein: MALQDVCKWQAPDTQEPEPHLPQAGSWAVPRGCDPQTFLQINGPRLAHGTTTLAFRFRHGVIAAADTRSSCGSYVACPASRKVIPVHQHLLGTTSGTSADCVTWYRVLQRELRLRALREGQLPSVASAAKLLSAMMSRYRGLDLCVATALCGWDRSGPALFYVYSDGTRLQGDIFSVGSGSPYAYGVLDRGYRYDMTTQEAYALARCAVAHATHRDAYSGGSVDLFHVRESGWEYVSRNDACVLYTELQKLPEPELEEEASQAHPEAATPHRAGEGGELSAEARGGETRRLQDVNRD